One Candidatus Niyogibacteria bacterium genomic region harbors:
- a CDS encoding penicillin-binding protein 2 yields MKSQLDGRMLAVTCILSVFGLIIVSRLFFLQVVSRSYYQTLAERQHISSKDASVRRGNIYFREKDGGLFSVATVKSGYLVYVDPRKIKDAELVYEALLKFFPEIDREDFLNRASKKNDPFEIVARRASSELAQSVLELELAGVGVSPEEWRFYPAKELASSVVGFAGYKDDEIVGRYGIEYSQEDLLKGSENYLQGRRTLAGTFLDWGKKIFPGVKSSGSVVLTIEPQAQFFLEKVLDDAYKKWKVQRAGAIVMDPATGRILAMAVRPAFDPNHYGEVESLGVFINPITEHIYELGSVFKPLTMAAGIDLGKISSKTTYFDQGFLVIDGKRIENYDGKGRGTADMQRVLSESLNTGAVFVMRQIGSAALKDYFGRFGFGGKTGIELPGEVSGSLANFESGREIESATAAFGQGIAVTPIEFLRAISVLANGGKLVRPFIVDSILFDGAPDEKTEPQIIDGIIKPETAEEITRMLVKVVDEALVGGVLKNAHYSIAAKTGTAQMPNESGRGYSNDYLHAFFGYGPAYSARFAIVMFLVRPQGARYASETLSVPFIETMKFLLNYYNVPPDR; encoded by the coding sequence ATGAAATCGCAACTTGACGGCAGGATGCTTGCTGTTACATGTATCTTGAGCGTTTTCGGCTTGATTATCGTCAGCCGATTATTTTTTCTGCAGGTCGTATCTCGCTCGTACTACCAAACTTTGGCCGAACGTCAGCATATATCTTCTAAGGACGCGAGCGTCCGGCGGGGCAATATTTACTTTCGTGAAAAAGACGGGGGCCTTTTTTCCGTAGCCACCGTCAAAAGCGGATATTTGGTTTACGTTGACCCCAGAAAAATAAAAGATGCGGAACTCGTTTATGAAGCCTTGTTAAAATTTTTCCCGGAAATAGATCGGGAGGATTTTTTGAACCGCGCCTCTAAAAAAAATGACCCCTTTGAAATCGTAGCCAGGCGCGCGTCTTCCGAATTAGCTCAAAGCGTTTTAGAACTGGAACTTGCGGGCGTTGGCGTTTCGCCGGAGGAATGGCGGTTTTATCCGGCCAAGGAACTGGCTTCGTCAGTTGTCGGATTCGCGGGATATAAAGACGACGAAATTGTCGGCCGGTACGGCATTGAGTATTCTCAGGAAGATTTGCTGAAGGGCAGCGAAAATTATTTGCAGGGGCGCCGGACCCTTGCCGGAACTTTTCTTGATTGGGGGAAAAAAATTTTTCCGGGAGTAAAATCTTCGGGTAGCGTGGTTTTGACCATAGAACCGCAGGCGCAGTTTTTTTTGGAAAAGGTTTTGGACGACGCGTATAAGAAATGGAAAGTCCAGCGCGCGGGCGCGATTGTGATGGATCCGGCAACCGGCCGCATTTTGGCCATGGCCGTTCGCCCGGCGTTTGACCCGAACCATTACGGTGAAGTTGAGTCTCTCGGCGTTTTCATTAATCCGATAACCGAACATATTTATGAGCTGGGCTCGGTTTTTAAACCCCTAACCATGGCCGCGGGTATTGATTTGGGAAAAATTTCTTCAAAGACTACTTATTTTGACCAAGGTTTTCTGGTTATTGACGGTAAGCGCATAGAAAATTATGACGGCAAAGGACGCGGAACAGCTGATATGCAGCGGGTGTTGAGTGAATCTTTGAATACGGGCGCGGTTTTCGTTATGCGTCAAATCGGGTCCGCGGCTTTGAAAGATTATTTCGGCCGCTTCGGCTTTGGGGGAAAAACCGGCATTGAACTTCCGGGCGAAGTTTCGGGAAGTTTGGCCAATTTTGAATCGGGCCGGGAAATAGAATCGGCGACGGCCGCTTTCGGGCAGGGAATCGCGGTTACGCCCATTGAATTTTTAAGAGCTATAAGTGTTCTGGCCAACGGGGGCAAGCTGGTCAGGCCTTTTATTGTTGACAGCATTTTATTTGACGGCGCCCCTGATGAAAAAACAGAACCTCAAATTATAGATGGCATTATCAAGCCCGAAACTGCCGAAGAAATAACCAGAATGCTGGTCAAAGTGGTGGATGAAGCTTTGGTCGGCGGCGTTTTAAAAAACGCGCATTATTCCATTGCGGCCAAAACCGGAACGGCTCAGATGCCCAATGAGTCCGGCAGAGGATATTCCAACGATTATCTTCATGCTTTTTTCGGATACGGTCCGGCTTACAGCGCTCGTTTTGCCATAGTTATGTTTTTGGTCCGGCCTCAAGGGGCGCGCTACGCCTCCGAAACTTTGTCAGTGCCTTTTATTGAAACAATGAAATTTTTGCTAAACTATTATAATGTTCCTCCGGACAGATAA